From one Lolium rigidum isolate FL_2022 chromosome 4, APGP_CSIRO_Lrig_0.1, whole genome shotgun sequence genomic stretch:
- the LOC124707803 gene encoding cyclin-dependent kinase D-1-like, translated as MSSGGGGGGGDEDAGTKRVADRYLKREVLGEGTYGVVFKAIDTKTGVTVAIKRIRLGKYKEGVNFTALREIKLLKELKDPNIIELIDAFPYKGNLHLVFEFMETDLEAVIRDRNIVLSPADIKSYIQMMLKGLSFCHKKWVLHRDMKPNNLLIGAEGQLKLGDFGLARIFGSPERNFTHQVFARWYRAPELLFGTKQYGSAVDVWAAGCIFAELLLRRPFLQGSSDIDQLGKIFAAFGTPKSSQWPDMVYLPDYVEYQFVSAPPLRSLFPMASDDALDLLSKMFTYDPKARITAQQALEHRYFSSVPAPTKPALLPRPKLKGDSGNDKIPDLNLQGGPVVLSPPRKLRRVSAPDGTESNIHRAEKAEEIPPTGLRRHTDENMSSQSSRIPMSVDVGVVFGTRPAPRPTLNSADKSRLKRKLDMDPDFGYAE; from the exons atgtcgagcggcggcggcggcggcggcggcgacgaggacgccGGCACCAAGCGCGTGGCGGACCGCTACCTCAAGCGCGAGGTCCTCGGAGAGGGGACGTACGGAGTCGTCTTCAAGGCCATCGACACCAAG ACTGGGGTGACAGTTGCGATCAAGAGAATCCGGCTAGGGAAGTACAAGGAAGGCGTCAACTTCACCGCATTGAGGGAAATCAAGCTGCTCAAGGAGCTCAAAGATCCTAATATCATCGAGCTGATCGATGCCTTCCCTTACAAGGGAAACTTGCACCTTGTGTTCGAGTTCATGGAAACAGACCTGGAAGCTGTCATACGTGATAGGAACATCGTGTTATCTCCAGCGGACATAAAGTCCTACATTCAGATGATGTTGAAAGGTCTATCCTTCTGCCACAAGAAATGGGTGCTACACAG GGATATGAAACCAAATAATTTGCTTATCGGTGCTGAAGgacagctcaagcttggggattttGGTCTGGCGCGCATATTTGGGAGCCCAGAACGCAACTTCACTCACCAG GTCTTTGCACGATGGTATCGAGCGCCGGAATTATTGTTTGGCACTAAGCAATATGGATCTGCCGTTGATGTCTGGGCTGCTGGTTGTATTTTTGCTGAATTGCTGCTTAGACGACCCTTTCTCCAG GGTTCTAGTGACATCGACCAGCTTGGGAAGATTTTTGCAGCGTTTGGAACTCCAAAGTCTTCTCAATGGCCAGACATGGTTTATCTTCCAGATTATGTCGAATATCAGTTTGTCTCTGCTCCTCCACTTCGTTCGTTGTTTCCAATGGCCAGTGATGATGCTTTGGATCTTCTGTCAAAAATGTTTACATATGACCCAAAAGCGAGGATTACCGCTCAGCAGGCTCTTGAGCACAG gtactTCTCATCAGTACCAGCGCCAACAAAACCGGCTTTACTTCCAAGACCAAAGCTGAAAGGGGACTCAGGGAATGACAAGATACCTGATCTGAACCTGCAGGGTGGCCCTGTCGTTCTGTCCCCGCCGAGGAAGTTGCGCAGGGTGTCTGCCCCTGATGGGACAGAAAGCAATATTCATCGAGCAGAGAAAGCAGAAGAAATTCCTCCTACAGGCTTGAGGCGGCATACTGATGAGAACATGTCCAGTCAGAGTTCTAGAATACCAATGTCAGTTGATGTTGGAGTTGTGTTTGGCACACGACCAGCTCCTAGACCAACATTGAACAG TGCCGACAAGTCACGTTTAAAAAGGAAATTAGATATGGATCCTGACTTTGGGTACGCAGAGTAA
- the LOC124705318 gene encoding SNF2 domain-containing protein CLASSY 4-like, with protein sequence MNEVVSGNAPEVSPLGNQVGRLGVRPDADEEFVDEEGTENHQNTELIPTAASEDEYDEEMLEERLVADLIRAYSNGGNPDANGGDPDASGADSEAEDEMGFTDDGGDDPSMHDPEECGVSEPTHGNAKVGMQDLVQHNVVDEPRCHDDEEEDVVKNEVEAQREVATCFKQGDSHIEILDSDEEVKLLDGAGDSFKRKPPLRQAKAPVVPCVAWRTRSSWGDRVSYNAYFEELSDEPKEEDDDDTEVELDDEEDGDDDGDNSASCDDEEEKEEAQEAEEAENRKRKREIYSSYRGIRAGPLPLYISGGKRIQESTLKRYSNSKARTRPKTHRRTNSSDDEIIDDTVAHGFEWEVDEHPGIQPLDFDEDDSARTAWNDKPTYQQKQSQFTWDLERRKRLKLEGTKKERKLFERHLDSDSNSSGSGQNKKHGGDSNSGRKKKHLSTKSGKKSSSSVMLKRQSLLKLLMDKMSSDKDGEFPPFYQHPHFDHNFKDSQPLVFSFGDEDPIPADSSDQNAELDPLWAEFDFALESENIGTYYDDEHQGERNMLDLGLASTTPCSRGKHEFIIDDQIGIRCKYCSLVNLEIRFVLPSMVSNYAEKPEWRNGSFLKDALMYHDLCEQAASVDGKLQDFHLYGTVWDLIPGAITTLYHHQREAIEFMWSNLVGDIRLDELKHGAKPDVVGGCVICHAPGTGKTRLAIVFIQTYMKVFPDCRPVIIAPRGMLFAWEEEFKKWDVNVPFHIMNTTEYSGKEDRDICSLIKKKHRTEKLTRLVKLLSWNKGHGILGISYGLYMKLTSEKAGGTGENKVRSILLDNPGLLVLDEGHTPRNERSVMWKTLGKVKTEKRIILSGTPFQNNFLELYNILCLVRPRFGEMFLTKTKAGRRHNASKKPRDKFSDKYEKGVWASLTSNVADDNAEKVRSILKPFVHIHNGTILRTLPGLRESVIVLKPPPLQKSIIRKVENVGSGNNFEHEYVVSLASTHPSLVTAINMSEEDASLIDKPMLERIRSNPYEGVKTRFVIEVVRLCEALKEKVLIFSQFIQPLELIKEHLRKFFKWREGKEILQMDGKILPRYRQTSIEVFNNPDSDARVLLASTRACCEGISLTGASRVVLLDVVWNPAVGRQAISRAFRIGQKKFVYTYNLITYGTGEGDKYDRQAEKDHLSKLVFSAEDEFDNVRNMLSKAEMDQCSKLISQDKVLQEMASHDQLKGMFLKIHYPPTESNMVFTYNQISPEVI encoded by the exons ATGAACGAGGTGGTGTCAGGCAATGCACCTGAAGTGAGCCCCCTTGGCAACCAGGTGGGCAGGCTAGGTGTTCGTCCTGATGCAGATGAGGAGTTCGTGGATGAAGAGGGTACGGAGAACCATCAGAACACGGAGTTGATACCGACTGCAGCATCTGAGGACGAATATGACGAGGAGATGCTGGAGGAGAGGCTGGTCGCGGATCTGATCCGTGCGTACAGCAACGGCGGCAATCCGGATGCGAATGGTGGTGATCCGGATGCGAGTGGAGCGGACTCGGAGGCAGAGGATGAGATGGGGTTCACTGACGATGGCGGCGATGACCCTTCTATGCATGATCCAGAGGAATGCGGCGTGTCCGAGCCAACGCACGGCAATGCCAAGGTGGGGATGCAGGATTTGGTACAGCATAACGTTGTTGACGAACCTAGGTgccatgatgatgaggaggaagatgttGTGAAGAACGAGGTGGAGGCACAAAGAGAAGTAGCTACATGCTTTAAACAAGGAGATTCACATATCGAGATTCTTgattccgacgaggaggtgaaacTGCTCGATGGTGCCGGCGATTCCTTCAAGAGGAAGCCGCCGCTGCGGCAAGCAAAGGCACCGGTCGTGCCGTGTGTTGCATGGAGGACTCGGTCGTCGTGGGGGGACAGGGTGTCGTACAACGCGTACTTTGAGGAACTGTCCGATGAGCCGAaagaggaggacgatgatgatacGGAGGTGGAGCTGGATGAtgaggaggacggcgacgacgacggtgacAATAGCGCCAGttgtgatgatgaggaggaaaaaGAGGAAGCACAAGAGGCAGAAGAGGCTGAAAACAGAAAGCGCAAGAGAGAAATTTACTCGTCTTATCGAGGAATAAGGGCAGGACCTTTGCCACTTTATATCAGTGGCGGTAAGAGAATTCAAGAGTCAACCCTGAAACGGTACAGCAACTCGAAGGCGCGGACGCGGCCGAAAACCCACCGCAGAACTAACTCATCTGATGATGAAATAATTGATGATACTGTAGCACATGGTTTCGAGTGGGAGGTTGATGAACATCCAGGGATTCAACCgcttgactttgatgaagatgacAGTGCGCGTACAGCGTGGAATGACAAACCTACGTATCAACAGAAGCAGTCACAGTTTACCTGGGATCTTGAGAGGAGGAAAAGGCTGAAGCTTGAGGGAACTAAGAAGGAACGTAAATTGTTTGAGCGGCACTTGGACTCGGATTCCAACTCATCGGGTTCTGGTCAGAATAAAAAGCATGGTGGTGATAGCAATAgtgggagaaagaagaagcaTCTGTCAACAAAATCTGGCAAGAAATCCAGCAGTTCAGTCATGCTAAAGCGGCAGTCTCTTCTGAAGCTTCTGATGGATAAGATGAGTAGTGATAAAGATGGAGAATTCCCTCCTTTTTACCAGCATCCTCATTTCGATCATAATTTCAAGGACTCCCAGCCATTGGTATTCTCATTTGGGGATGAAGATCCTATACCAGCTGACAGCTCAGATCAAAATGCTGAACTTGATCCGCTATGGGCTGAATTTGACTTTGCTCTAGAGTCAGAGAATATTGGAACTTATTATGATGACGAG CATCAAGGAGAGAGAAATATGTTAGATCTTGGACTTGCTTCTACAACACCTTGTTCTCGAGGGAAGCATGAATTTATTATTGATGATCAGATAGGAATCAGATGCAAATACTGCTCCTTGGTAAATCTGGAAATCAGATTTGTTTTACCGTCAATG GTCTCAAATTATGCAGAGAAACCTGAATGGCGAAATGGATCTTTTTTGAAGGATGCATTGATGTATCATGATCTTTGTGAACAAGCAGCAAGTGTTGACGGGAAACTGCAAGATTTCCATCTCTATGGAACAGTGTGGGATCTCATTCCTGGTGCCATTACTACATTGTATCACCATCAACGTGAAGCAATTGAATTTATGTGGTCAAATCTAGTCGGTGATATTAGGCTTGATGAGCTGAAGCATGGGGCTAAACCTGATGTTGTTGGAGGATGTGTGATCTGTCATGCCCCAGGGACAGGAAAGACACGTTTAGCTATTGTGTTTATCCAGACATATATGAAGGTATTTCCAGACTGTCGGCCGGTGATCATCGCACCTCGTGGGATGTTGTTTGCTTGGGAAGAGGAGTTCAAGAAATGGGATGTCAATGTTCCTTTCCATATAATGAACACTACAGAGTACTCAGGGAAAGAAGACAGAGACATATGTAGCTTAATAAAGAAGAAGCATCGGACAGAAAAATTGACAAGGCTTGTAAAACTTCTTTCATGGAACAAGGGTCATGGTATTCTTGGAATAAGTTATGGCCTATATATGAAACTAACATCTGAAAAGGCTGGCGGCACTGGAGAAAACAAAGTAAGAAGCATTCTTCTTGACAATCCTGGTTTGCTTGTCCTGGATGAAGGGCACACACCTAGGAATGAACGCAGTGTGATGTGGAAGACGTTGGGAAAAGTTAAAACTGAGAAGCGCATTATTCTATCTGGAACTCCGTTCCAAAACAATTTTCTTGAGCTCTACAATATACTTTGTTTGGTAAGGCCCAGGTTTGGTGAGATGTTTTTGACTAAAACAAAAGCGGGTAGAAGGCACAATGCCTCAAAGAAGCCCCGGGATAAATTTTCTGATAAATATGAAAAAGGAGTTTGGGCTTCATTAACTAGTAATGTAGCTGATGACAATGCTGAGAAAGTAAGATCAATATTGAAGCCATTCGTCCATATCCATAATGGCACCATTCTTCGAACACTTCCAGGGCTTAGAGAGAGTGTTATTGTATTGAAACCTCCTCCCCTTCAGAAGAGCATCATTAGAAAAGTGGAAAATGTTGGTTCTGGTAATAATTTTGAGCATGAATATGTTGTTTCTTTAGCCTCCACACATCCTTCTCTTGTAACTGCCATCAATATGTCTGAAGAGGACGCTTCACTTATTGATAAACCTATGCTTGAGAGGATAAGGTCAAATCCCTACGAAGGGGTGAAAACAAGATTTGTAATTGAAGTTGTTCGGTTGTGTGAAGCACTGAAAGAAAAGGTATTGATCTTTAGTCAATTTATTCAGCCATTAGAACTGATCAAAGAACATCTGCGCAAGTTTTTCAAATGGAGAGAAGGGAAAGAGATTCTCCAGATGGACGGAAAGATCCTTCCAAGATACCGTCAGACTTCAATTGAAGTTTTCAATAATCCAGATAGTGATGCGAGGGTGTTACTTGCATCTACAAGAGCTTGTTGTGAAGGAATTAGCCTAACAGGAGCTTCAAGAGTTGTGCTTCTAGATGTTGTCTGGAATCCTGCAGTTGGAAGGCAAGCTATCAGCAGGGCATTTAGGATAGGACAGAAGAAATTTGTGTACACATACAATTTAATAACTTATGGAACAGGTGAAGGTGACAAATATGACAGGCAAGCAGAGAAGGATCACTTGTCCAAGTTGGTCTTCTCTGCAGAAGATGAGTTCGATAATGTCAGGAACATGCTATCAAAAGCTGAAATGGATCAATGTTCTAAGTTAATTTCCCAGGATAAGGTTCTGCAGGAGATGGCTTCACATGACCAACTAAAAGGCATGTTCTTAAAGATACACTATCCACCAACTGAATCAAACATGGTTTTTACTTACAACCAGATTTCCCCTGAGGTGATTTAA